One part of the Pecten maximus chromosome 1, xPecMax1.1, whole genome shotgun sequence genome encodes these proteins:
- the LOC117337156 gene encoding uncharacterized protein LOC117337156, with product MMQTVITWRRPRDAHRNLHYGNPCLFLIGNALCYIISGLMLLVIGVIITSLTFQNLEHHDSETSERYAGPILIVVGVLVLARGALNHIRPGDSTNPQRLVIRSYTGEISTRPIMEYSSNSMTMCSVVSIGESHEYPRLSIYNDDPPSYDAVVETTGDPACISESTTTRDESTQSPDEQQELPPSYEECFQAAASTPVDVTSTSQETEVVSFKDT from the exons ATGATGCAAACTGTTATCACATGGAGGCGCCCACGTGATGCTCATCGAAATCTTCACTATGGAAACCCTTGCTTGTTTCTGATTGGTAATGCTCTGTGTTACATCATTTCCGGTCTGATGCTTCTTGTGATTGGCGTCATTATTACGTCACTAACGTTCCAGAACTTAGAACATCATGACAGTGAGACAAGCGAAAGGTATGCTGGTCCCATTCTAATTGTAGTTGGAGTACTTGTACTAGCGAGAGGGGCTCTCAACCACATCCGACCTGGAGATTCGACCAACCCACAGAGACTCGTAATTCGAAGCTACACCGGAGAAATTTCAACCAGACCCATAATGGAG TACAGTAGTAACTCCATGACGATGTGCAGCGTCGTCAGTATAGGCGAAAGCCATGAATATCCCAG gttatctatatataatgacGATCCACCTTCGTACGACGCAGTCGTGGAGACGACAGGCGACCCGGCGTGTATTAGTGAGTCGACGACGACACGAGACGAGTCGACGCAGTCGCCAGACGAACAGCAGGAGTTACCTCCCTCTTACGAGGAGTGTTTTCAGGCTGCTGCATCAACACCTGTCGACGTAACATCAACGTCACAGGAAACGGAAGTAGTTAGTTTTAAAGACACGTGA